The genomic stretch CTGTGTACCTGGAGCCGTGGCATtttgatgtgtttgattttttggagctgaagaaaaacacaggtAAAGAAGAGCAGCGGGCCAGGGACCTGTTCTTTGCTATGTGGATCCCAGACCTCTTCATGAAACGAGTGGAAAGCAATCAGGTGAATATTAGAAGGAATCCCATCCTGGTCTACGTCAACTTTAAGGTTGAAGTCTTACTGTTGCTTTGCTGATCTTGTAGGACTGGTCCCTGATGTGCCCCAGTGAATGTCCCGGGTTAGAGGAGTGCTGGGGAGAGGAGTTTGAGAAGCTTTACACACGGTAAGCTCAGCACACCAAACTCTGTTCTTAACAAACTGCTCATTTCTTGGTGTTGACCTGCAACATGGATCCTGTTGGTCTGCTTAGATATGAGAAAGAGGGCAGGGCGAAGCGCGTGGTGAAGGCTCAGCAGCTGTGGTACGCCATCATCGAATCACAGACTGAAACCGGTACGCCATACATGCTCTACAAGGACGCCTGCAACAGGAAGAGCAACCAGCAAAACCTGGGCACCATCAAATCCAGCAACCTGTGCACGGAGATCGTAGAGTACACAAGCAAAGATGAGGTGAGGGGTAGAAGATGTTAGATCAGCTGACCAATTTTAATCCTAAGCATGCTTGTTTTTAGTTAAGTTTATTCTTTCTTCATTTCAGGTGGCAGTGTGTAACCTGGCATCCATCGCCCTCAACATGTACGTTACCTCAGAAAAGACTTTTGACTTCCAAAAGCTTGCATCTGTCACCAAAGTCATTGTCAGGAACCTTAACAAGATTATTGACATCAACTACTACCCAGTGCCTGAGGTACgagctcttctcttcttctgtctcagcttttttctgttgtgtgttaaCCAGTGGctcttcttttgttgttttgcaggcTGAAAGGTCCAACAAGCGCCACAGGCCGATTGGAATCGGTGTGCAGGGTCTGGCCGACGCATTTATTCTTATGCGATTTCCATTTGAAAGCCCAGAGGCTCAGCTACTCAACATTCAGATCTTTGAGACCATCTACTACGCTgccctggagtccagctgtgagCTGGCAGCAGAGCTCGGCCCATATGAAACTTATGCCGGATCACCTGTCAGCAAGGGAGTAAGTGGTTCTAGTTACATATCCCTCCAAATGGACAGTTAGGCAGTTTGGCATAGCATGCTAACCAAAACTGTTCTCCAGAATCTTCAGTATGACCTGTGGGAGAAAACACCAACAGATCTGTGGGACTGGAAAGCACTGAAGGAGAAAATAGCCAAGTAAACCTTCCTTCTTCTTGTTTATCAGTCTcttattttctgtatttgttgTTCACTTCTTATTCAactctctcttcctgtgtgtcttcaggCACGGTGTGAGGAACAGTCTGCTTTTGGCCCCCATGCCCACAGCATCCACTGCCCAGATCCTCGGCAACAATGAGTCCTTTGAGGCTTACACTAGCAACATCTACACCCGCAGGGTGCTCTCAGGAGAGTTCCAGGTCTGCATTAAATCCATCTGCTCTGTTTAAGTGTCTAAAATCATCTGTTAATAGAAGGAAAGAGTGTTATATGATTTTTTGCACGTCCTATAGATTGTGAATCCTCACCTGCTGAAGGACCTCACAGAAAGAGGACTGTGGAGTGAGGACATGAAGAACCAGCTGATTGCTCATAACGGCTCCATCCAGGTAAAGAGGTGCACTTAAATCATTGTTTCCCTGCTCTGATGAAGATTTCTTAACTTTAACTGGtggatacattttttttaaatgccctCAGGATATTGAAGATATTCCTGATGATCTGAAGCAGCTGTATAAGACGGTGTGGGAAATCTCCCAGAAGACTGTCCTCAAGATGGCAGCAGATCGCGGGGCCTACATTGACCAAAGCCAGTCCCTCAACATTCACATTGCTGAGCCAAACTATGGCAAACTGACTAGCATGCACTTCTATGGTTGGAAGCTGGTAAGTCAGGACTGAGAGACATCACAACACCAAGCAATAAACACTGTGTCAAAGTAGTGAGAAGAAGTTTATtaaagtgtgtctgttctctctGCAGGGGCTGAAAACTGGTATGTACTACCTGCGAACGAAGCCTGCCGCCAACCCCATTCAGTTCACCCTGAATAAGGAGAAATTAAAGGAGGCCCAGTCAGCCAAAAGCACAGAGGAGACCAAAGAGCGCAACACTGCAGCCATGGTCTGCTCCTTAGCAAACAGAGATGAATGCCTGATGTGTGGCTCCTGAATGGCCTGAGTTACACTCAGCTACACAAATGCACTCCACCAGCGTCTCAccagaacaaaaaaatgtgtaatttgtAAATGATGTTTGCCACTGTCTTCATAACAGGAAtatatgcagtttttatttttacacattttaatcaTGTGTGTTGTATGAATATTTTGTATAGAATTAATAGTGTTTAGTGAAATAATATCCACCCTTAATTTTATCATAAGGCAGATATTATTTTATTGTGACACATTATTTTCCACGTGTCACAATAAAGAATTGAATCTTTGGTGTatgaaatattacatttttatggTCTGTGGTTTCCTCAACTgattttttgtacatttttaaaaaagaaaagttttgaaaataaaactgacTTCAGTCTGTCTAGTGTGACAGAAAATGCTTTATTTCATATCCTCTTACAGGCGTTGGCTCATGTCTTGTATTAGAATGAGTTGTATAATTTTGCAGTACGGTAGTATTACCGCGACTTTTGGCAAATATTCACACCACAACTTTCCAGCTTTTCTCCTGCAGTTGGTATTAtgaatttataaataaaatacatatgtATGCCATGGGACATGATTCATTATTGCATGTGAATTAGAGTTGTTGGGTTGAATCAGTGCATTAGGACTCAGAGTCCTTCATTACTGCAGTGTAATCATGTGGTCGGTGTTTTTCCAGAGTGGATGCGGTGTTCCTTGGGACCAGTGACGCTGCAGGTGATGAATTAATGAAGTAGCGTCTTCATGTATGAGACCTCATGGGAACAGTATGTGTAAAGCAAGCTGAGACCTGCTCTGTCACACTGTCAAATACATACTGAGAAAAACACTAAGCCACCAACACTAATGTGAAATTTTGACAGGATCCTTTAAGAAAACGCACCGGAACATATGTCATTTCAACTTATTTAATGGATTTACAAAGTATGCTTTTGTGCAAAAATATAACTCGTGATATTTAAACTAGAGTAACCAACAGTTAGTATCATTACTATTGAAATATACAAGTAATGTGTGACAGTAGCTGATAAGTGAACCCAACAAAGGCAGTTTTCAGTGTTGACTATTTTTATGGTCTAATCTGTGTATTTACTAAAGCTTAAATTGACTTTCTTAAATGCATTAGTCACTTAAACATGTGATAAAATAATCCAGACAGAAATCTGAAAATATTTGTAATAGTGTTTTCATGTAATAAAGTGGTCAGACTAAAAGTGGTTGGAGTGGTTCTTTGAGTAGGAAGGTTAAGGTCTCACTGTGCCATCGATCGATCCTTCCCCTTCCTGGGAACCAAAGCCAGTGTCCTGggagctgctgcttcctgtcggTGAGGGAATCATTTTCTTGATTCCACCGTTTACCTCTGCTCcccttttttctgtctcatcCTGTGTGACCTCAGCTTTCACCTCCTCTGTGTTATTAAAACCTGTCCCTTCTGAAACCTGCTCTTCCATTTTattgtctgtgttttcattgttatcCTTCTCctcagtttccttctcttcCCCTAGCTCGGCTTTTAATCTGCCTTCCTCCATTTTCACCACATCGCTGTCTGTTACCTGCTGTGACCCCTCTGCTCCGCTTTCACCGACCTGATTCTGTAGCGTGTCTGATGCCTTTTTGttatccacctcctcctcttcatggtgCACTGCCACTTGAGAAGATGTGTTTTGGTCATCATTCCTGCTGTTGAAACCTCTGAAATTGTTCTTGGCACCAGTGATGTATTTGCCCAGTATAGAGGAGCCTTC from Parambassis ranga chromosome 14, fParRan2.1, whole genome shotgun sequence encodes the following:
- the LOC114445813 gene encoding ribonucleoside-diphosphate reductase large subunit-like isoform X2 is translated as MSLNEAQITMKVIQGLYSGVTTVELDTLAAETAATLTTKHPDYAILAARIAVSNLHKETKKVFSDVMEDLYNYINPLNKRHSPMISKETLNIILENKARLNSAIIYDRDFSYNFFGFKTLERSYLLKINGKVAERPQHMLMRVAVGIHKNDIDAAIETYNLLSEKWFTHASPTLFNAGTNKPQLSSCFLLAMKDDSIEGIYDTLKNCALISKSAGGIGIAVSCIRATGSYIAGTNGTSNGLVPMLRVYNNTARYVDQGGNKRPGAFAVYLEPWHFDVFDFLELKKNTGKEEQRARDLFFAMWIPDLFMKRVESNQDWSLMCPSECPGLEECWGEEFEKLYTRYEKEGRAKRVVKAQQLWYAIIESQTETGTPYMLYKDACNRKSNQQNLGTIKSSNLCTEIVEYTSKDEVAVCNLASIALNMYVTSEKTFDFQKLASVTKVIVRNLNKIIDINYYPVPEAERSNKRHRPIGIGVQGLADAFILMRFPFESPEAQLLNIQIFETIYYAALESSCELAAELGPYETYAGSPVSKGNLQYDLWEKTPTDLWDWKALKEKIAKHGVRNSLLLAPMPTASTAQILGNNESFEAYTSNIYTRRVLSGEFQIVNPHLLKDLTERGLWSEDMKNQLIAHNGSIQDIEDIPDDLKQLYKTVWEISQKTVLKMAADRGAYIDQSQSLNIHIAEPNYGKLTSMHFYGWKLGLKTGMYYLRTKPAANPIQFTLNKEKLKEAQSAKSTEETKERNTAAMVCSLANRDECLMCGS
- the LOC114445813 gene encoding ribonucleoside-diphosphate reductase large subunit-like isoform X1, which codes for MHVIKRDGHQEAVCFDKITSRIQKLCYGLNSDFVDPAQITMKVIQGLYSGVTTVELDTLAAETAATLTTKHPDYAILAARIAVSNLHKETKKVFSDVMEDLYNYINPLNKRHSPMISKETLNIILENKARLNSAIIYDRDFSYNFFGFKTLERSYLLKINGKVAERPQHMLMRVAVGIHKNDIDAAIETYNLLSEKWFTHASPTLFNAGTNKPQLSSCFLLAMKDDSIEGIYDTLKNCALISKSAGGIGIAVSCIRATGSYIAGTNGTSNGLVPMLRVYNNTARYVDQGGNKRPGAFAVYLEPWHFDVFDFLELKKNTGKEEQRARDLFFAMWIPDLFMKRVESNQDWSLMCPSECPGLEECWGEEFEKLYTRYEKEGRAKRVVKAQQLWYAIIESQTETGTPYMLYKDACNRKSNQQNLGTIKSSNLCTEIVEYTSKDEVAVCNLASIALNMYVTSEKTFDFQKLASVTKVIVRNLNKIIDINYYPVPEAERSNKRHRPIGIGVQGLADAFILMRFPFESPEAQLLNIQIFETIYYAALESSCELAAELGPYETYAGSPVSKGNLQYDLWEKTPTDLWDWKALKEKIAKHGVRNSLLLAPMPTASTAQILGNNESFEAYTSNIYTRRVLSGEFQIVNPHLLKDLTERGLWSEDMKNQLIAHNGSIQDIEDIPDDLKQLYKTVWEISQKTVLKMAADRGAYIDQSQSLNIHIAEPNYGKLTSMHFYGWKLGLKTGMYYLRTKPAANPIQFTLNKEKLKEAQSAKSTEETKERNTAAMVCSLANRDECLMCGS